The DNA region CGACTAAGATTCCTGGAGACTGTCCTAGTGTTCTCTAAAATTAAAGATATTGCACCATACATTATCAAGGTGACCTCTTCATAAGTGACTAGACCATGACTTTGATAAAAAGAGAATATGTGCATGAGCATATGAGTAAGAACCTGAGCAAGGAGAATTACCTGCTTCGTGGTTGAAATCAAGTTCCTTTGGTGCCTCCTTGCACCATTCATCAATCATTGGATTAAAATCATACTGAGGTTCTGCCCACGCTATCCATTCAATCAATGATTTTGCGTTCTTCAAATCCTGACCACCAATACAAAAATGTAAGAAACTCCAACTATGTTACCTAAACCTACTTGCCAGATTAGAGATAAACCTCCAAGATGATCTCTTTGACACCATCATGCTGAATTTTCACAACTACATCTCTGCCATCTACCAGAGTTGCATGATGGACTTGTGCTATCTGTTACCAAATGTTCATGAAGGCTCACATGAGCACACTATGAATTTCCATCAGATAACCAAAGTTCATTCTGACACTACAGTACTTACTGATGCAGTTGCAAGAGGATCCAGGACAAAGTCAGCAAATAGATCACTGATGGGTTTTCCAAGTTCTTTCTCTATGGTTCCACGAACCTGCACAACAGAGACGAGAACCAGGATAAGTTGTTAATCACTGCCATTTAGATCGACTATACTATATCAGGACAATAACTTTCAACCTTCTTATAATTCAAGAACAGGTATGGATACCTCTTCAAAAGGGCGTGGAGGAAGTGAATCCTGCAACAGCTTGAGGACATTTATGTAGGGTTCAGGAAGCACATCTGCTCTTGTGGATAAATACTGCCCGAGTTTCACCCATAAACCTTCTAACTCTATCATCAGGTTGAGAACACGACGAGCATTTCGCTCGTGTGTTTTTGTCAATATGGCGTTCTTTTTAACAATGCTGACCCATTGAACTCGCTTCTGAACAGCCTGCTTGTATCTCAAGAACATGTTAATCTGTTTCTAGCATATTGGAAAAGGCTGGTTGATGAAAGAACATCATTAAAAGAAAACGAAACACAAACACACCTTATAGTCTAAGTAGATAAACAATGCCATCGAAAAAACTTTGAGGCGCCTGGTTATGGTGTTTCCCCATCCCATTATGAGTCAGCAAGTCAGGTCAAGATATAACAAATTTCTGGTACACTTTAGGCAACTCTTTGTCTCCTAGCAAGGCAGTTGGTCTTCTGCAATGTCACAAGTTCATGAAAGCAAACACAAATCAGCAACTTATTTGGCCTTCAGCTTCCATAGAGAAAATACGGATCACATGTCAGCTCAACTTTTCAAGATTCAGAATTATAATTATTCATTGTCAGGACCGCTGAGACAATGACTTGGCATGACAATCAAATTTACTTGACAGCTTCCATTTATGTTAAATAAACTAAGGGTGGAGTAAATAAACAAATAGCAACAGCACAACTTCAAAGGATCTGATCCTTCCAAATGTTTAGTGTCATTCATTGTCAGGACAGTTATTCAGAGATAATGACTCAACATGACGATCAAATTTACTCGACAGCTCCCACATATGTTAAAATAAACTAAGGATGGAGCAAAGAAGCAAACTGCAAGTAACTAAAAAGGATTCGAGCTTCCCGTGCTGCGTGTTTAGTGACATGCCAATGAGATGGGCAAATAGTTTCCAAGACAACGCACCTAGAGGTACAACAGATGCAGCCATGCAAGATGCAGCAGAAAAATGTACTGCACAAACAGCCTTGTCAAACGCTCGCAGGTTCAAGTCTTTTCCGTTGAAAGTTCATGATTTTACAAATCCTTATAACAATATGCAAATTCCTACAAGAACTTCCAATGAAAAATATACGCAGACAGACTTGTCAAATTCGACGTGCGGGCGCCGCCGAAGCTCTCTTACAAGAACAGAACACAAAGACCAATACGGAACAGGCTTTGCCTCATCAAGCACGCGTTTTCCACCATGATTCCATGAACACACAAGAGGTCCACAACCCAAACTCCAAGCCGTTGAAGCAGTGGATGAATCACAAGAACAACATGGTTCGGCCAATCCCATTTGCTGAACAAGATTGAGAACAGCAGAAGGCACCGCTTGGGGGACAAACGAGACCAAGTTCTAGCTCTTATCCACATCTCTTAGCATAAAGGCGGCAGTTGTTGGCCTGATCACATAGAATCGTACATGGAGTTCTCCCCACGAACTCCTCTCAAGGCGCTCCAAGTACCTTGTAGGCACCCGGGATCCCAAAAAAAACTTCAACCAAGAACCAGATTTAACGCCCAAAGAGCGAAATTTACACTGGAATTGGTCGCGAAACCGCACAAAGTGACAAAACCCGCCGAGACAGTATACACCCGGGATTATCCCCCAAAAAATCCTCAACAGGGGGGAAAGAATTACCTCGGTTTGCTTAACTCCGCAGGGGGGGATTTTGGCAAATTTCGTCGGATGCCTGCGCGATTCAAAATTGATCCGACGAATTCGCAAAAgaacaaatagaaaaaaaggatCAGCTACTTCATGGGGAAATCGAGGGAAAAATGGAAAGTTTTTTATGTGAGGTTTGCAGAAGCAGAGAAGTGCGTGAACCGTGAGCTGTTTAAGTATTTATTCCAAGAGACTGCTTTGCAGCTAAACCCTCGCGCTAGCTCGTTATTTTTTTTACAGTCAAAAGTCAAAGATTTTTTAAAGACACgagtcaagttttttttttaaacaccgGTATAGTTTGTAGATGCATTGTCATGCTCCCGCTTGATCAAACACCTAAATTAACACTTGAACACTATATCATATTATTACTAACTCAAATCAGATCATAATAGTTAGGGTATAAAATGGGTGAGAAATAGAAACCCAGATGGGAAGAAGCAATCTTCCTGCTCTCGCTCCATCCTCTTCATATGTTCTATGTTCTTCAATGCCTCTTCTAATTTAGCGTTTGTTTTATATATAGCTGTTCCCAATCGAGTGAGCCACACTAGTTCATTGCAGTTCAACTCCACGTCCGTGGCATACACGTACACACTCACATCACCACGTGCACCCgcttgaaaaaaaattacacctTGTTCTTAAGAACACGAGCCAATTTAGAAtctgatttttttgcaacaagcCGATTCGTTCATGGAATTGTCTAGTGCAGAAGCACCAAAACTGTTTATGCGAGTGAGAACACGTTGAAGACAAGGAGGCTCTTCTTGCCGTTGGTCAGGCAAGAAAAAAGGAATTTTGATTCGCCGTGTGTATTGGATGGATGTTGATCTGCAAGTTGGACAAAAGACTAGTCTCATTgacgaaaaagaaaataaagatgCATCTTATTTGCATGGCATAATATCAGTGTTCCCTAGGGTGTCTCTCTAATCGGAAACAAGAGTGGTACTGTCAAGATACCCACGATAATGTCGTGCATCCCTATGCGTGCACCGGGGGGCAAGAAATTGCCTCTTTTCGTGTACCTCTCCCGCGTTCAATTATACTGGTATTATCAATACTTTGACCAGTGTTGATGGATACATTaatttctttaattgttttgccAAATGCAAATGATGTGTTGTACTAGTCAATTTACGGTCAAGAAACTTTGACATCACAAATGGAATCTGACCCTGCAGAAGCTCCatcatctctctctttttacctGTAATTAATAATGTCCAACCATCGATATATTATGGTCTAAAAAATAAGGATTGGCGATTATTCTTCTGATTATGGTTGTAAAAAGAGAGATTTGCTGAAAAATGTAGTGGCACGAAGAGTCAGCAACAATGCTGGGGGCCGGTCGCGGTTGCGTCGCCGGGCTGCTCTGGTAGCTGCACCTGCAGGCTCAAACTGATGGCATTCTTCTAGAAGGCCGAGAGGCTGCAGAGGCACGCAGTGACGCACGACGACCAACGACTCTTCCTTTCGTTCGAGGCTGTGCACCCGAGCGAGCCACGTAGGCGGGCATCTCCATGCAGTGGGGGATGCAGACCAGCCAGGGCCAATccatctctctcttttcttcttattCGTCTTTCTTttatcccttttctttttctctttttcatcTATAAAAACAATATTAAGAGGTTTTATTGGCTACGAAGTAGTAAAGGGTTGGGCCTTAggtcatctctaacagctacctcaaattttcattctaaaaatactattacagtatcccctgtcactattatagtatcccctatttttttcatctccagcagctactctatttcctaccttctactcctctttttctctctccggacccgctgtcagcctctatgAACATTGTTGCTACAGTAACTCCGCAAATTTACAGCTCCATACTCTCtccgtaacactgtagcagcaAACTTACAGCTACATATTCTCTCCGTAACACTgtagctgtcggtgtatcaggaaccaggggtccctgaatcccgaggtcaggccagccatccgccacatggcgccatcccgcgaggtctctcttgtGGTATGAGGAAAGggcaagtcccgggagaaggtgctctgggccacggtcggtgacccccgagtaccccaatccccgatgatccacggaatccgagtaccgggaagaaagtgccgggggaggtgcccggtcacccccgagcaccctagtcccccgacaatcagaagagctaagttccgggagagagtactcggggctgcgtgcggcagctcccgagcgttCGGTTCCctgaagatccgtacaagagtgctcgggactgcacgtggcagccccccgagcactcggttccccgagggttcgtgcaagagtgctcggggaggtgaacagtacccccgagcactcggtacccgacgactcagaaaggcccccgagggcctgccgatgaggtgtcaatcagccagaggtccgagaccacatttaatgagcgtgcttggcctgacacctctaactgctcccgccgcgctcagcgtcagttcctgccacgttttggtagagaggcgtggggtcattaattgcacaggtcccgtcccttGCTATCCGGCTTGtttcgggataacatcgtgaggatcaaggcgttccgtctgccgcactgctgtggcaggggaacaagacagggcgagcacgccgggttgctctgcggctgcccggtgggccctctccacggcgcccgttaccagggcatttatggtgacgggcgaccgggcgtgcgacgcattttccacccccggtcacttcacccagaagaaatgatgacgccctttccattcatggcatcttggaactcgtgctccctccttcccattcggggcatgtctcggctGGCGGGTACTTAAAACAGCCGACGGCACAGAAGCAAGGATTGAGCCATCCTGAGGAACAAGACCAACAAGGCGaaacaacaccaacaacgaGAGACattgtgagcaaggttgagcacagttctagccgaagaacaaggagcctcaagctcatagttaggccaacatccttgtaaccagcaacatccttgagggactttctcaggacagttatagcatccatacaggagtaagGTATTACGCCCTCGTGCGGTCTGAatctgtctaaattccggtgcatttaattctccttgcactaggtcatcacccccaccaccggccgttgcattcattcccatttatttctccgacgaacttattcaggatcatcccccgtccgaatctctaaaaaggggtctctcgggatctctgcaacaggagttaatcctccgacagtagcGCACTGTAGCATTAAGAGATGAtttccagtgatacagtaccccgcaaaaatactgtagcacttGATTCTGTAAATTTACTTTccctgctggagatggccttagccCCCCTTATCCGCTCCTGTCTCCATCACCTCGCCAGTTTCTTCGAGCTTCCGTAGCAGCAACAAGCAGATGATTCGACTTAAGACAACTCCAATAGTTAGCTTTAACTATTAGAGTATATTTCTTAAAATTTCTATAGATCTTattgttcataattttttatatcttaCAGAGGACCACTTCTCCTCCGGTTGCACCACTTGTCCTCCAGTTTCTAGTGCGTCCTGCTGGTTAATTAAGGCTAATTAATCAATTAATTCCTGACTCCAATTAGGCGCACAGTCCAGTCCATATACGAACAGTAAGTAGGTCACTGCAGGTTCAGAAGAACACAAGTCCTTTCTCTTGTAGAAAGGGCAGCTGGAAGTTTCGGGGGGACATTGTTTAGTTTCTTTCTTAGAAGAGTCTTGGGGTAATCGATCTTCAGATTCTTAGGCCGCTGGTTGTCTTCGGCTCCAGATTTGTTTGCCTTGCAATGCATAATGAGAAATACTTCACGTATAACCATTTGCGACGACCATGTATTTAAACCATCGGATTCATTTATAAGACATTACCCGAGTGATTTCAACTATCTAATCACAAGCTGTGCTTGAGGTAAGAAAATACTTGTAGGTAACCGACGCACAAGAATTTTGTGCGAGCAGGCTCTGTTGGGAGGTGACTAGGTGAGGCGAGGAGCATCTCTCTTGCAAAAGGGGGAAATTTGCGCACCTGATACTTACCCTGTCGCTGGAAATCCCAATGATCTCTCTGAACCCAAGCATTCACATGTAAAACACACACTAAGGCACTTCGCTACATACTGCAACCTGGTCGCTAATTTCAGGTATAACTGTAAGCACtaacacacatacacacttgaTTCTGCTGAACCACAAGTACAAGGATACATCTCTTGATTATGTGATATGCAACGAATTTACCAGCATAACCGACCAAGCAAGTCGAACATCGATAAAAGTAATTCAGTTCAATGTACACAAACTGATGAATTCAGTTCGATGTACACAAACTGATGAGGCTTATAAAATAACGCAACAGGCATGGCAAGAAAATCGGCAGGATATTTCATTCTAAACAACATAACCAAATCCTCACATAAACTGGTAACACATGCGTCACTTGTAACAATTAATAACACGAGTTTTCTTAACAAACTTCGGCAGGTTCAAAAGCATCTGGCTCGTGCCGACAGGACAGCAAAACTACCGCAATAGGACCATACAGCTTAAGAGCGTAAAATATGATTTAGTCGAACAGGGAGAATCCCATGTCGTCATCgctctcttccttctcctctaccTTTTCCTCCTTGGGGGCCTCAGCCGCAGCACCACCTGATgcagcagcaccaccaccagcagcacctCCACTGACTATCATTGCACCACCACCGACGGCACCAACAATCACCTGCGTGAGTTCAAGCATCCAGCGTCAGGATTCACCAATGATGGCAAAAGTTTTTGTACTATGAAAATCAAGATAGGATTCAAGCAAACGACATTGACAAGCTAGGCTATCTAGACCATCACCATGTTGAACGGTCACTTGGCTCATTCGAACATTTCAGATTACTAGGTAAGGGCATTGGTAATGAAGTAGCATGAAACTACAAATTCACAAGCAAAGCTGCTAGCGATAGTGGCAATCCTAAGACATCTAAATCAAAGCCTTTGAATCCCAGAGCTTAGGACAACTTACAAACACAGTAACGTTGCTTATAATAAGATAAGGGCCCATGATTGAAGCATACAAAGAGTCCAAGACGATGGTTTATTACATCAAAACCCACTTTGATTTTGCTAATGTTAACCACCGATCCTCACACAGCAATAATTAATATATCTTAACAGCTGAAATTCAGCTAGTAACATAGTGAAAAGACATGACTTGAAGGTGAAAACATAACACTAGATCAACCATTTCCATAGCTCCTATGTCAGGATCAGGAGAAATAGAGGAATCAATCAAACTATGAGCAGTTCGACACTAAACCAGCTACACAACAATCCAGTTCCATCCAATAGCTATCGACAACCTATTGTTATGCAGACGCGAAGACAAACGGTCCGAACCGTAGCAAGTCGAGAACCTTCAGTCCCGAATACTGCGCATCTATACTCTATAGAACGTTGGATCCGGGGGGTTTTGGAGGGCGGCGTCGCATGACCAGACCTGGAAGACCGCGGAGCTGGGGGAGACCATGGAGAAGGAGGACTGGACGCCGGCGGCGGAGTCGgccgcggaggcggcggcgacgaggcggCGCTGCAGCTCGTAGGGGGTGGCGGCGGAGGCCTCGATCTCCCCGGAGTGCTGCTTGGCCGTCCACTCGCCGCCGGTGTTCCGGCACACGAAGGTGTACACGCCCATGCCCGCGGGTCGCTGGTTCCCTAcgtgcggcgcggcggcggcggaggagggggaaGCGGAGGCTTTGGGGGATTGGAGACTGGAACCCTAGCTCGGGAGACGGGTTTATGTAGTGGCTTCGTGGGCCCTGGTTGGCCCGGGAAGAGCCCATGAGGCCCGCTTAAGGTGGGTTGCGCGTGGGCGGCCCAGATTAAGACCAGTGGGCCCCCGTTTAACATTTATCCCAACATCAAGGAAACACATAAgcgaatttttatttttaaataaaaaaattgcagatCAAGTTCCGTTTTTCAAACTGCAGATCTAGACTCCAGGTAACCCGGGCAATACGAGTTGTagatatctaatttttttaaatagacatatatatttacaatttttacaGAACATAGTAGTTCATGGACACTGTCCGAATGTAACTCGGATTCGGTAAAGAAAATTTGAATATATGAAATACAATTTAAAAGCCAACTCAGATTCGAGGCATCTGattaggcaaaaaaaaaaaaagacacatgTGTTAGGTAACACTGCAGTTCATCTCCATGCACAACTTAATCAAAATTTGATTTAAGAAAACttaatctatatatatatttaatttcacCCTCCGCCGATCGCATTTCACTCTGGAACGCTGCACTGCTTCATTCCTCGTGCCCACGAATTATTCAAGGATTTTTCGCGCGTGTATGCAGCTGGGACATGCGTGTGCCTTGTTGTTTGAGTTTCAGGTTTGATTCCCGGACGACTAAGGTACCTGAAAATTTTCATGTCGTTGTTTTTGATCAGCTCCtgcgttgctgctgctgcctgtGGAACCCTTTCAGCCTCCCGTAGAGCATCACGAGGACGAGGACCAGCTTCCCCTGGTCGCTCCACCACCCGGAGAAGCTGTACGGCCGGTCATGGCAGACGCTCATCTCCTCCGGCCGCAGCAGCCTCGAGCAGCTGTAACCGGTGGACAGCCCCACGTTCCCATACGCACTGCAGAAATCAAGACCAAGATACATATGCATCTCTCAGTGCTCAATCGTCAGATTAATcgtggaagaaaaaagaagcagTTTTCAGAAAGGCTGCGATGTGATTATATATTATTTATGGTATTCGTCGACTCGTCGTGCAGCTCACCTAATCGCCTCGAAGATCATGTTGAACGTGGAGAAGTTGAGAGGGTCGCTGGTGAGCGATCGCCTCTCGGTGACGCAGACGAGCATCGTCACTGCAGCGTTGCAGGTTATCGGCGACAGTAACATTCTGTTCAGTGacaatcttctcttctttcttccatCCTTGTGTTCTGGTTCTCCGCCGATTCTTTCGCCGTCGTGCACCGAGAATAATGTCGCCGAGGATGGGATGCACCTGAAAATGTTTGCGAATTTTGTCACTGGTCAATTTTTCTCTGTTGTGATCAGCCTGAACACAAGAACTCGAAGGGGCGCTAGCGACAGACATCATGGCGACGAACAGCACAAGCACCGCGGGCGCGACGAGCGAGCAGTCGACGGAGTTCTCCCCCGCCT from Phragmites australis chromosome 8, lpPhrAust1.1, whole genome shotgun sequence includes:
- the LOC133927333 gene encoding large ribosomal subunit protein P3, which translates into the protein MGVYTFVCRNTGGEWTAKQHSGEIEASAATPYELQRRLVAAASAADSAAGVQSSFSMVSPSSAVFQVIVGAVGGGAMIVSGGAAGGGAAASGGAAAEAPKEEKVEEKEESDDDMGFSLFD